GCGGCGTCGGGCGCCTCGCGCGGGGCGAACGTCGTACCGCGCGCGGTGACGTCACCCATCCGGTCCAGCTGCAGGGTGCGCCAGTCCTGCCGGTCGCGGTCGTAGGCCAGCAGGTACAAGCGCCGGCCCGTGGTCACCAGCTGGTACGGCTCGAGTCGGCGTTGCGTGACCTCCCCGGCCAGAGCCGTGTACCGGAGGTCCACGTGCTCGTGGTCGCGGCTGGCGCGGGCCAGGGTCATCAGCGTCTCGGGATCGACGGTGGTGTCGACACTGCTGGTCAGCGTCACGGTGTTGTCGTGCACCGCGGCCACCTGTGACCGCAGCCGCGACGGCATCACCTGGTCCAGCTTGGACAGTGCGCGCAGCGCGGACTCCCCGATGCCTGCGACGCTCCCGCCGGCTGCCAAGCGCAGGCAGACGGCCATCGCGACGGCCTCGTCGCCGTCGAGCAGCAGCGGCGGCAGCGCCGCGCCCGCACCCAACTGGTACCCGCCGCCGTGCCCGGTGCTGGCCTGCACGGGATAGCCCAGCTCGCGGAGCCGTTCGACGTCACGGCGCACGCTGCGGCCCGTGACACCCAGCCGCTCGGCCAGTTCCGCGCCCGTCCACACCCGCCGGGA
The DNA window shown above is from Mycolicibacterium confluentis and carries:
- a CDS encoding helix-turn-helix transcriptional regulator; amino-acid sequence: MSETTGRVLQLLGLLQSRRVWTGAELAERLGVTGRSVRRDVERLRELGYPVQASTGHGGGYQLGAGAALPPLLLDGDEAVAMAVCLRLAAGGSVAGIGESALRALSKLDQVMPSRLRSQVAAVHDNTVTLTSSVDTTVDPETLMTLARASRDHEHVDLRYTALAGEVTQRRLEPYQLVTTGRRLYLLAYDRDRQDWRTLQLDRMGDVTARGTTFAPREAPDAATHVSRAISSSSYRYVARVRYHCPAEVVAQHFSPSSVTVEADGTNSCIVTTGADDPERMVLWLALVGEHFEILEPPEVAAAARTVAQRLARVAT